A section of the Methanococcus vannielii SB genome encodes:
- the corA gene encoding magnesium/cobalt transporter CorA, translating to MKRVTKQYSKKVGTPPGELIYTGEVRPKESEIVLVSFDKGSFSKNTVLNIDELKNLDKNRVNWIIFYGFHEPEGLKTLGNIFEIHKLTLEDILNTSQRTKFEVYEKYKYFVTSLVEQNKFTKNIDSEQLSVVLKENVLITFFENDTKLANRLIERIENKKGSIWAKKMDYLFYGLLDSIIDRYFEIISYIEDEIEKCDEKVFSEIDPKEIVRIRRLRQILVILRKQVGPLREIFHKFSRDDFEFIEKGTLIYIRDLYDHTVHLIETIDVLKDNTSSIAEIHLSVMSNNMNEVMKVLTIISTIFIPLSFVAGLYGMNFENMPELKLPFGYYYILILMALMISVMLLFFRRKKWI from the coding sequence TTGAAAAGAGTTACTAAACAATATTCTAAAAAAGTTGGTACGCCACCTGGTGAATTGATATATACTGGAGAAGTAAGGCCTAAAGAATCTGAAATAGTACTTGTAAGTTTTGATAAAGGTTCATTTAGTAAAAATACAGTTTTAAACATTGATGAACTTAAAAATTTGGACAAAAATCGAGTAAATTGGATAATTTTCTACGGATTTCACGAACCAGAAGGTTTAAAGACATTGGGGAATATTTTTGAAATTCATAAGCTTACACTTGAAGATATATTAAATACGTCTCAAAGGACAAAATTTGAAGTATATGAAAAATACAAGTATTTTGTAACAAGTCTCGTTGAACAAAACAAATTTACAAAAAATATCGATTCTGAACAGCTTAGTGTAGTATTAAAAGAAAATGTTTTGATAACATTCTTTGAAAATGATACCAAGCTAGCAAATAGGTTAATAGAACGTATTGAGAATAAAAAAGGGTCAATCTGGGCAAAAAAGATGGATTATCTATTTTACGGGTTACTGGATTCTATTATTGACCGGTATTTTGAGATAATTTCGTATATCGAAGATGAAATTGAAAAATGTGACGAAAAAGTTTTTTCTGAAATTGACCCAAAAGAAATCGTGAGAATACGGCGATTAAGGCAGATTTTGGTAATTTTAAGAAAGCAAGTAGGGCCTTTAAGAGAAATATTTCATAAATTTAGTAGGGATGATTTTGAGTTTATAGAAAAGGGTACTTTAATATATATACGTGACCTTTACGACCACACGGTACATTTAATTGAAACAATAGATGTTTTAAAGGATAACACTTCAAGCATTGCAGAAATACATCTTTCTGTAATGAGTAACAATATGAACGAAGTAATGAAGGTTTTAACAATAATTTCGACGATATTCATACCTTTATCATTTGTCGCAGGATTATACGGCATGAATTTTGAAAACATGCCGGAATTAAAATTACCCTTTGGATACTACTACATTTTAATTTTAATGGCTTTAATGATATCCGTAATGTTATTATTTTTCAGGCGAAAAAAATGGATATAA